A genomic segment from Panulirus ornatus isolate Po-2019 chromosome 20, ASM3632096v1, whole genome shotgun sequence encodes:
- the LOC139756049 gene encoding uncharacterized protein isoform X3 — protein MMEDHDELGLSEVQILEATKMAVQKVNHLGLVPNVTLGLRAVDTCGDPNFSVKVALASWASDALACPQSAFSLGFLGPGDVASASAVGDATQSLGTPVVAYSPRPAVAPNTIDLLIPAPQRSVQAAVHVLSGAGVDAISIVHTADTEGETLSKHFITAAEYIYICVEMVLEDGDNVGVAEVLREGPGTIVILGTRHKVQSLARVLGGADGPADLLLLVESAGPVPQVELAGLEVPALLLKRTVPTLPEFISFLGRDLESDDEPRLQYLAAVSECELCTDTNFGYDTNVPAAVAAVLVYVEALREMQSLHCGSEGGLCHNMKGLEASAWSDIMASASLQTVAKATFPSLLKSDFIPGSEDMPRYTVKVLMDGNITQVGQADESSAVLGELLVSQPKCGTHCPCTFPTLPPELPTASNITDTSSGFDIMSGSEWWNFDWPVGFQQNDNMSRGEMATYLTAFAFITIIFLCSSMVCAFRLNRPPRRD, from the exons CTGGGACTGTCGGAAGTGCAGATCTTGGAGGCGACCAAGATGGCCGTGCAGAAAGTCAATCACCTCGGCCTTGTGCCCAACGTCACGctag GTCTCCGGGCCGTGGACACATGCGGCGACCCCAACTTCAGCGTCAAGGTGGCGCTGGCTTCCTGGGCGTCTGACGCCCTCGCATGTCCACAGTCAGCATTCTCCCTTGGCTTCCTTG GTCCAGGAGATGTGGCATCAGCATCAGCAGTGGGTGATGCAACGCAGTCCTTGGGGACACCCGTGGTGGCCTACAGTCCACGGCCTGCAGTTGCACCTAACACCATCGACCTTCTTATACCAGCACCACAGCGTTCAGTCCAG GCGGCAGTGCATGTCTTAAGTGGGGCAGGTGTGGATGCCATCAGCATTGTGCACACAGCAGACACAGAGGGTGAAACTCTCTCTAAGCACTTCATCACAGCAGCTGAGTATATTTACATCTGTGTGGAGATGGTACTGGAGGATGGGGACAATGTGGGTGTGGCTGAAGTGCTACGTGAAGGACCAGGAACAATCGTGATCTTAGGTACAAGACACAAAGTCCAGAGCCTAGCTAGAGTGCTAGGAGGTGCTGATGGCCCTGCGGATCTCCTCCTGCTGGTAGAAAGTGCTGGACCTGTGCCTCAGGTTGAGTTGGCTGGGCTGGAAGTGCCAGCTCTCCTCCTAAAGCGCACTGTCCCAACCCTTCCAGAATTCATATCTTTCTTAGGGCGGGACCTAGAATCTGATGATGAACCTAGACTGCAGTATCTGGCTGCTGTTTCTGAGTGTGAGTTGTGCACAGACACAAACTTTGGCTATGATACcaatgttcctgctgctgttgctgctgtgctgGTTTATGTTGAAGCACTGAGGGAGATGCAGTCGTTGCACTGTGGAAGTGAAGGTGGCCTTTGTCACAATATGAAGGGTTTAGAAGCTTCTGCATGGAGTGACATAATGGCTTCTGCTTCTCTACAAACTGTGGCAAAGGCAACCTTCCCCAGTTTGCTGAAGTCTGACTTTATCCCTGGCAGTGAGGACATGCCACGCTACACTGTTAAAGTGCTGATGGATGGTAATATCACTCAG GTGGGCCAGGCAGATGAGTCCTCGGCAGTACTGGGTGAGCTGTTGGTGTCACAGCCCAAATGTGGCACCCACTGTCCTTGCACATTTCCCACCCTTCCTCCTGAACTACCTACTGCTAGCAACATCACAGACACATCCTCTG GGTTTGACATCATGAGCGGCTCTGAGTGGTGGAACTTTGATTGGCCAGTAGGGTTCCAGCAGAATGACAACATGTCCAGGGGAGAGATGGCTACCTACCTCACTGCCTTTGCCTTTATcaccattattttcctttgttcttcTATGGTCTGTGCCTTCAGGCTCAACAGGCCTCCTAGAAGAGACTGA